A stretch of Candidatus Kryptoniota bacterium DNA encodes these proteins:
- the ispD gene encoding 2-C-methyl-D-erythritol 4-phosphate cytidylyltransferase, whose translation MTDAIAVIIPAAGSGKRLGGISKPLIDVGGRPIILRLLDLFSSFPGVDIICVAVPAGEMSTFRKIAAASGAKKIMVVEGGAARAVSVKRAFDAVRDSLSDGDLVCVHDAARPLLHPSDLGRVIDACRKHDAALLAVRVKDTLKQVDGEGFCRGTIDRASLYAAQTPQVIRKSLLSKAYDRARDLAGLTDEIMLLEGIGKHAFVVEPEHPNFKVTTPEDLDILRKLIS comes from the coding sequence ATGACCGACGCGATTGCTGTAATAATTCCCGCTGCGGGATCGGGCAAACGCCTGGGCGGTATTTCGAAACCACTCATCGATGTCGGAGGCAGGCCTATTATACTCCGACTCCTCGATCTCTTCTCTTCGTTTCCCGGTGTCGATATTATTTGTGTCGCCGTTCCTGCCGGCGAGATGTCGACATTTCGGAAGATCGCCGCCGCCTCAGGGGCGAAAAAAATTATGGTGGTTGAAGGAGGTGCTGCGCGAGCGGTCTCGGTGAAACGGGCCTTCGACGCTGTCAGGGATTCTCTCTCCGATGGCGATCTCGTTTGCGTCCACGATGCTGCCAGACCGTTACTGCATCCATCCGATCTCGGCCGCGTGATCGACGCCTGCCGCAAGCACGACGCAGCACTCCTCGCGGTCAGGGTCAAGGATACGCTCAAGCAAGTCGACGGCGAGGGCTTTTGCAGAGGCACCATCGATCGCGCAAGTTTGTACGCCGCCCAAACACCCCAGGTAATCAGGAAGAGTCTGCTGTCGAAAGCGTATGATCGCGCAAGGGATCTTGCCGGATTAACGGACGAGATAATGCTTCTTGAAGGAATTGGAAAGCACGCATTCGTTGTCGAGCCGGAGCACCCCAATTTCAAGGTCACCACCCCGGAGGACCTGGATATTCTTAGGAAGCTTATCTCTTGA